GAGATCACCACTAATAAAAGCATCACTGTATATTTAAAATGTGTTCGCAATGCCCATAATGCGGTAACGCCAATCGGGATATAAAGCCATAGGCTTAATCGCCCAATATAGTTAAAGTTACGCATAAAATTACCGGCACTACTTTGTATATTTCCAAGCAATGCAGATAGGCTATGTGATGGTGTTTCATGTCGCCAACTCACAAACTGAATAAAGGATGCCTGATCAGAGAAAGCAAAGGTATATAAGTACACAAATGCATTGGCAACGACATACCCAAGTACATAACCTAAAATCCAAAAACACAAAAATTTAAAGTTATCAGAATAAGAAGCGTGTCTTAACGTTGATAAATACAATAACGGCATCAAAAAATAGAAGACGGGATAGGTAGAAAATAACAAAATCCCTGCCAGTATTAAAAATAAGGGCATTTTTAATTTATCTTTGTTGCATGCCAACACGGCCAACATAAAGCAACTTGGCATTATCGTCATCGGCCATTTAAGCAACATAGTAAAAGAAGGTATATTGATAACTAACAAAGCAACCATGATAGCCAACCAATACTCTTTCTTTATACCCATTGCTACTTTGTAAACAAATATAAACATAAAGAGGTTAGCTAAACTGGCTGCAATAAAAGCAGGTAATGCACATAATGGATAATAGAAGGCAAAATTTATCCAGCGCCCCTCTGTGGTGAATTTACCTATATAATTCTCCATATAAGGTAATGCGTCATGCGCTACATTTGCCGACATCGCCAATTGTAGATTAAATAATGTCACGCCAGTAAATACAATGAGAATTCCCCATTGCAGCATGATAAATGGCTTGATATTTCTCTCTTTATCATACAAATCTTTAAAGTGTTTTTGCATTGAAACTCCCTCTGTAAATACTATTTTATAACCTAAATAATTGATCCCCATAGACACACATACCGCCAATCCCTGCCCTAAATAGACATGTAGCATTGCATAATGTACCAACAAAAATAACGTAACGGTTGAGATCGCTAATGAGGTAAAATTAACCACACAAAAGGGAATAAATTGCCCTTTTTCTTTCTTACTTCTAAATACAAATGTGCGATTAAGGGCATAACTTATGATCATCCCAATGAAATAGGAGAAGATTGAGGAAATCAGATAGCGCGCTGATAGTTCATAAAAGATCATAAAAGCCAAATACGCCACAACCGTATTAATAACACCTACCGTTGCAAAACGTATTTTTTGTTGTAAATCTGAGGTCACTAAATTACTTAGTAATTGAGTCTGTTTCTTGAACATCCACTTCTCTTTGTTGCTTGATAATATACAGCGGACGCTGCTTGGATTCGTTATAAATTCGCGCGACATATTCACCCAGAATACCGATAGAAATCAGTTGTACTCCCCCCATAAATAAAATAGAGACTAATATTGAGGTCCAGCCAGTCTCCCAATGATCCGTCATCAAGCGAATATATACTGAATACAGTAACATCAGCATCGCAACCCCTGAACATGCAAAGCCCATCATAATCGATAATTTTAACGGTTTAACTGAAAAGGATAAAATGCCGTCGATGCCAAATTTAAGCATCTTTGCTAACGGATATTTAGATTCACCCGCAAAACGTGCAGAGCGTTTATAACTGATTGCCGTTTGATTAAAACCAATCCAACTGACCATACCTCTAATAAATCGAGATTTTTCCGGCATTGCTATTAAATGATCAACAACCTGCCTGTCCATTAAACGAAAATCACCCGTATCAAGTGGAATTTTAACCTCTGACAAATAGTTTAATATTCTATAAAAACTTTTCGCGGTGAGAAGCTTAAACCACGATTCACCTTCACGACTTGCTCTTGTTCCATAAACAACATCGAAACCTTCTTCCCACTTTATTATCATTTCTGCAATAACTTTTGGAGGATCTTGCAAATCAGCATCGATCAAAACCACAGCATCACCCGTACTAACATCTAAACCGGCGCTCACTGCTTGTTGGTGACCAAAGTTACGTGAAAATGAAATAGTACGTACATTGTTATAACGTTTACTATGCGCCAGCAATTTTTTCTCTGTATCATCAGAACTACCATCATTGACAAAAATCAGCTCAAATTCATAATTTTTGATCCCCTGTGTTACCGATATCAATTCTGCAACGGTGGTATCTATAACCTCACTTTCATTAAAGCAAGGGATAACAATAGAAACTCTTTTCATATTTCCTCCATAAAAACATTTAATGTCCATCCTTATACTGATATAAATATTTTTATAATATTCACCAGTACCTAACGCCTTCTGTCTTAAAATCATTCGATTTCATTTTATAGGTCATAACGTAATTTATTACTAAGAGTACAGATTTATAATGTAACTTCGCTTTTATAACCTAGGAAATTAGCTAGACAAAACGAATATAAGCTTAATCTTTTCTTTATGAGTCTCATAGTTATTATTTACTACGGCGTTTTGAAAGATCCTCAAAAAGACCGTATAGACATTTGAACCTTTACTCTAAAAACCCTATCTCATACAAACAATACTTAAAAACAAATCTTTCCCGTAAGTTGATCTTTCTAACTAAGTGCATTAAAAACTCTCCTATCATACATTTGTGCTTTTAATATTCTGATTTAATTCTTTTTGCGATGCGCTATCGTGATTTTAAAGATATGCTTGTTGAATTAAAAAATATCAACAATAAGGAAAAGTAATGCAAGCAATATACTCAGATAACGTCGCTCCCGCTGTTGGGCCATATGCCCATGCTATAGATGCCAATAACACTCTTTATATGTCAGGACAGTTAGCATTAAATCCCCTCACCTTAAAACTTGAAGGTGAGTGTATTATTACTCAAGCAACACAAATGTTTAAAAATGTTAAAAGCATTCTTGATACAGCAGGCTATGATAAAAACAAAGTCGTTAAAACAACCGTTTTTTTATCTGATATGGATAATTTTTCTAAGTTAAATGAACTTTATGCTGCATTTTTTGGGGAGCATAAACCAGCGAGGTCTTGCGTGGAAGTTGCGCGTTTACCAATGGATGCTCTGGTTGAAATAGAATTAATCGCTATTAAATAATTAAAGAAGAAACACTGAAAAGTCATTTCGTAAGCAGTGCAATAGTATCTAATATAAGGGCGGAATAATAATATCCGCTCCTATTTAGCCTTGTAGGTTCCCTTATACACCCACTATTTTTAGTACTTATACTTTTCGTTTTATACGATTAGATCTATCTTATTTAATGAAGATCATTCAGAACAAGATTACCAAGTGTATTTAATACCCACACGATAACGCGTTTGTCTGTTATCTGTAGTACGACTCTCTCTTACATTACCGACTTCAACAAAAGGACGCCATTTTTTACCATTAAGCCCATGAAATGCATACATAACTCTAAAGTTATAGAGATAATCAGAATTGCCATTATCAAATTCACTTATCGCATTACTTTCCATTTGTTGCCAATATTGCATCTCCATTTGGAAATCCCAATTACCACTTGCATAAGCAACCCAGGTATCTAACTCTTGTATTTTAGAACGAATATCCGTCGTTGTATCCGCATAATCCCATAACTTCCATTTGTAACGAGCTTGAGTACGAAACCCACTATCAAAAGAGTAGTTTAAACGAACATAAGGAACGTACACTAATCCATCCGGATTAAAGTCCATTGACAGTCCGACGAGACCAAGTAAGTTACGGTTAAGTGCTTTATAATAAAAAATAGAAAGCTCTGATCCATTCATCGACATGTCATTAAATGTTTTATTTTCGTCTTCATTATTATAACGAGCATCGAGCTCAAGGCCCAAATTTTCACCTGAATCTAAAAATATTTTAATCCTATCTGAATGTTTATTATTACCATCTTTATATTCATGCCTATATTCTAATGTGGTTTTATAATCATTACTAAAAGATGGTGTAGCTATCACTATCAATAGAGAAAATAGTATCGCTCTTTTCATTTTCAATATTCCTTATGTTGTTTTATTTATTCGCTGAAAAGATCAGTATCAGAAAGAGATCCCTTTCTAAATGCAGAATATGAACTTTAATAATCAGCACATCAATAAAATTACAGTTTATTTTTAATTTTTGTGACATTTAGGCGCTTTTATTAAAAGATCGTTTTATTTTTATTGAAAAGGCGGAGTTTGGTTTCTATAGCCATTTTTTTGAAGTGTATTGATAATGAAATGAGGCATTCTTAACTTACAAACGTCAGAGAAAATGAACAGATAATGTAGAGATTTAAGATGAGAAATAAACGAATAAGCTTATCCTGAAACCTGTCATAACTTACAATTCTTTTTATTTATACCTATTCTCCTATTTGTGCGCAGTATCTCCTTTCTAAAATAAGTCAAAGCATTTTATAATTGCTAATGCTGTATTGATATAAACTAGATTGGTGTGATCTTATAAATTATAGTAACGTGTTGTTATATTGGTGCATATAGCGCCTTTTACTTTAGGTATCAGTTAAGAGAAATAATATGGAAATCAAAAAAAGTGCGCTAAAAGAAAAAAATCATGACAGTGAAGCTTTCAATAATACAGAGTTAGAAGAGTCTAAAAACAACTCAATTAATGAAGAAAAAGAAATATCAATGAATTCTCAGAGCATACTAGATGATCATGTTCCTTCTAGCTCTAAACACATGTATTTCATTGAAGATGATACTCAACGTATTTTAGAAAACTTAACTGAATTAAAAAAACAAATATATCCTTTACATGATAATTTTTCGGTCGAAGATCAAACCAATGCACCATTCCCATCTGTTTGTTTAATTGGTTTAGGACGCTGTGGCTCGAACATCTCTTTAGATCTTGCTAATCTGGTTTATAACGCGCGTAATTATTACCTTAATGACTTCCAAAAATCAGGAGCCAAAACAAAGAATCAAAGCTCACTGACGACTCAATGGATAAAAAACACATTAGGCATTAAAGATAAACACAATAAACACGCGGCGTTTTTAATTGAACCCTTTGTGATCTTAGGCGATTTAGACCAAGATATCTCTGGCAGAGTACATTATTCTTACATGGATGGTAAACATAGCCTTTTAGACGGTTATCCTAAAATGAAAATAATGGACCTTTCCGAAGTACATGCGGGTGGATCAGGTAACGCACCTGTATTAGGCCAATATTTAGCAAAAATCATTCTCAACAAAGGTGCGGAGAAATTTTTAAATAAAGATTGGAAATCCATTCATTCTTACCTTATTGATTCTTGTGGTATTAAAGCCAATCAATCACGCTTATTCTTTTATATCTTTAGTGCAGGCGGTGGTACAGGCTCTGGTATGGCATCAGAATTTGGCTTAGCACAACAATATGCTTATATGAGCAAAACATTACACACTGAGAAAAAAATACAGAGCGAACGCCGTAGTGATGCGCATTCCTTTGTATTTGAGCCCATCTTTAGTAGCGGTATCTGTATATTACCCAATATCGCTTGTCAGAGCGTTGAAATCTCAGAAGCCTTACATATCAATGCGGGCCGCTTATTATGTAAATACCTCTCTGAAGAGTGGGACTTTTCTTATAATGTAGATCGCGAAGACCATGAAAGTGACCGTACTATTGTAGATCGATTACGCCCTTGGAATTCAATGATGCTGATATCAAATGATATTATGCGTTATGCCGAAGAGGCCGATGGTGGCAGCATGGAAAATGTTGATGTAAACACCATGGAAAAATATGCAAACCAATATATTTCACAGCAAATATTTAATATATTAACTGCGCAAGCGGTAACTAAAGATTACGACCAAGATTACTTCCGCCGAGCGGGTGTGGATATCAGTGATACCATTCGCTTAGATGCCAATGATTTATTTATGAGTTTAGCAGGCCCTGTGACCATCGCTTATGCAGAGTCAACGGTTAAGAAAACCGCTCCCATTATTAATGGCCGCCAAGAAGACAGTGAATTAGTTGAATTAGATATTGACGATCTTTTCTTCCGCTCCATCGATCTTCCTCATTTTAATAAAGATACACGCGCGATTGAAGGCGTGAGTTTATTACCCATGAAAGCTGAAATTTACCGCGAACATCTTGCCGAGTGCCGTGATAATAATTACGATACCAGTAAACTAAAAGAGATCCTCTTTTTTAATAAATGTTCATCTGTGGTCTCTATTATCTCATTACCAAAAGATTACAAACTTTCATACATGGACTTAAACCGTTTAAAGACGCATCTTAATAGTTTATTCCCGAACACGACCTTGAAACGCTATGCGTTAGTCATTGGCGCATCCGAAAATATTTCATTAACCACCTTAATTGCAAAAAGCCCTTGTTTAAGTGATGATTTTTTAACTTTAATTGTCTCTTACGTAAAACGTTGCTTTGCAAAAAATGAATATTGCTTTGATGATAACTTTGATGATGCCTTCTTAAACTTTATTACTAGTGATGATTTTGACGAAGCAGGGCTTGATAAAATGATTTCTGAGTTTGAAAATCCAGCGAAAATTTTAGATACTAACTGGCACGCCATCAAACCAATGTATGAAAAGAAATATCGCGAAATATTAGGTGATGAAGAAAAATTCATTTCTATTAATGATATCCGCTTAACCTCAACAAACGTTAAACGCGCGATTAAATACTTACGTGAAATTTATCGTTACCGAGTCAGTAAAACAAAACTTATCTCACTGAATGGCAAAAAGAAAACCAGTAAATAAATAAGTAAGCACTCCTCTGTCATTGTAATAAAGGCTCAAGCGCACTTAAGTCGCTTGAGCCTTTAGCTCTTCGCACCATCAGCTTGGCTTTTCTATTGCCTTATACGTAGCCAATCAAAAAAAACAGCGCCCAAAAGCAGTTAAAGTGGCAGAGTGCTATTACAAATCCTCAAATCCTCAAATCACGGGATTATTCTAAATTAAAACAGCCTAGTGAACGATGATAAATAGACTCTTCGGCTTTTTAATTAAACAAAGCCTTTGTGGATTTATAACAAAATACATTGATTTAACGCAAGATTAACCTATAGGTAACTCTTTATGATAAGCCCTAGCATAATTCTGCTTGTTTTTTTGAGAAGCAGACGTTAAAAAGATGGAAGTTGATGAGGTCTGGTGGCCTTCTCGGTCTTCAAAACCGATGTAAGCCGAATAGGCTTTGGCAAGTTCGATTCTTGCCTCTTCCGCCAAATAGCTAAACTCACTCAAATCGATCTGAAAATGATCGTAATGAGATATTTATAGCAAAGAAATTAATTAAGTTTTCATGTATTGCGCAGAAAAAATTAACACTAGCAAGGCGTGAGTTGCAGGAGATAGTTGTTCTCACTTCAAAACTCACAACGCAGCTAGGGATAATTTCAACAAGCAAGACGGGTAACCTTTTTAGTTCCTTTGGTATTATTGCCTATATCCCAACTATTAACCGCCACATTGAGACTTTCTCTGCGTGATAGCATTATGATTAGGCTGGCGCTCTAAACGAATAATCGCATATAGGTAAATCTTATGACCTCTCTCTCCTCTACTATTAATTATCGATTACCTCAAATTGAAAAAGTTTTACAACTACATGAACTTCAATTTTATATCAATAGTTTAAGTCGCCCTATTGTCACTCGTTTAATACAAAAAGAGTTAGATTCTATCCGCCAATCGGATGAATTTAAACAGCAAGGTTGTGATGCTATCAACGTCATAGAGCGTATTGTGTCTCGTTGCTCTCAAACTCAGTATAAGAAACTGCAACGCGTGAT
The sequence above is a segment of the Psychromonas sp. CNPT3 genome. Coding sequences within it:
- a CDS encoding GtrA family protein, with product MFKKQTQLLSNLVTSDLQQKIRFATVGVINTVVAYLAFMIFYELSARYLISSIFSYFIGMIISYALNRTFVFRSKKEKGQFIPFCVVNFTSLAISTVTLFLLVHYAMLHVYLGQGLAVCVSMGINYLGYKIVFTEGVSMQKHFKDLYDKERNIKPFIMLQWGILIVFTGVTLFNLQLAMSANVAHDALPYMENYIGKFTTEGRWINFAFYYPLCALPAFIAASLANLFMFIFVYKVAMGIKKEYWLAIMVALLVINIPSFTMLLKWPMTIMPSCFMLAVLACNKDKLKMPLFLILAGILLFSTYPVFYFLMPLLYLSTLRHASYSDNFKFLCFWILGYVLGYVVANAFVYLYTFAFSDQASFIQFVSWRHETPSHSLSALLGNIQSSAGNFMRNFNYIGRLSLWLYIPIGVTALWALRTHFKYTVMLLLVVISLYVSVLPLGITVPLRSGVTFPIGMVMLLFIIPNKYWRLLTLLSLMIPFALQTYNYNSRYAYNREVLAQMLEKHDNQNALKNPQRFDKIVVRVDAKKMSHYMWEKTGSNSFKRVLNLRDHYIKPYLYQYDWKDAEIEFLNIVGAQIKGNVSFKIKDKILFVVME
- a CDS encoding Rid family detoxifying hydrolase — protein: MQAIYSDNVAPAVGPYAHAIDANNTLYMSGQLALNPLTLKLEGECIITQATQMFKNVKSILDTAGYDKNKVVKTTVFLSDMDNFSKLNELYAAFFGEHKPARSCVEVARLPMDALVEIELIAIK
- a CDS encoding glycosyltransferase family 2 protein, which encodes MKRVSIVIPCFNESEVIDTTVAELISVTQGIKNYEFELIFVNDGSSDDTEKKLLAHSKRYNNVRTISFSRNFGHQQAVSAGLDVSTGDAVVLIDADLQDPPKVIAEMIIKWEEGFDVVYGTRASREGESWFKLLTAKSFYRILNYLSEVKIPLDTGDFRLMDRQVVDHLIAMPEKSRFIRGMVSWIGFNQTAISYKRSARFAGESKYPLAKMLKFGIDGILSFSVKPLKLSIMMGFACSGVAMLMLLYSVYIRLMTDHWETGWTSILVSILFMGGVQLISIGILGEYVARIYNESKQRPLYIIKQQREVDVQETDSITK
- a CDS encoding oligogalacturonate-specific porin KdgM family protein, encoding MKRAILFSLLIVIATPSFSNDYKTTLEYRHEYKDGNNKHSDRIKIFLDSGENLGLELDARYNNEDENKTFNDMSMNGSELSIFYYKALNRNLLGLVGLSMDFNPDGLVYVPYVRLNYSFDSGFRTQARYKWKLWDYADTTTDIRSKIQELDTWVAYASGNWDFQMEMQYWQQMESNAISEFDNGNSDYLYNFRVMYAFHGLNGKKWRPFVEVGNVRESRTTDNRQTRYRVGIKYTW